A window of Parasynechococcus marenigrum WH 8102 contains these coding sequences:
- a CDS encoding secondary thiamine-phosphate synthase enzyme YjbQ, producing the protein MALQQVLHQLELATQGQGFTRLDRQINQWLLGTGLWQGMLHLSCLHTSCSLTINENADPRVLNDLADWMADIVPESRRYSHDDEGADDMPAHIRTALTAQTLSLSVDAGQLVLGTWQAVYLWEHRRRPHQRRVLCQFLGEPAAMETTSKTLNQQIQARHDPEAWAADGGIETEVDLLVDQLHDLADT; encoded by the coding sequence ATGGCCTTGCAGCAGGTTCTGCATCAGCTCGAGCTGGCCACCCAGGGCCAGGGTTTCACGCGATTGGATCGCCAGATCAACCAATGGCTTCTTGGCACCGGGCTCTGGCAGGGAATGCTGCATCTCAGCTGCCTTCACACCAGCTGCAGCCTCACAATCAATGAAAACGCTGATCCACGCGTTCTGAACGATCTCGCCGACTGGATGGCAGACATCGTTCCCGAGTCCCGTCGCTACAGCCATGACGACGAGGGAGCCGACGACATGCCGGCCCACATCCGCACAGCGCTCACCGCTCAGACCCTGAGCCTCAGCGTTGACGCCGGCCAGCTGGTGTTGGGCACTTGGCAGGCGGTCTACCTCTGGGAGCACCGACGCCGTCCCCATCAACGGCGCGTGCTGTGTCAATTCCTTGGGGAACCAGCTGCAATGGAGACAACAAGCAAAACCCTGAACCAGCAGATCCAGGCACGCCACGACCCCGAGGCCTGGGCTGCCGATGGAGGAATCGAAACGGAGGTGGACTTGTTGGTGGACCAACTGCACGACCTGGCGGACACCTGA
- a CDS encoding 4a-hydroxytetrahydrobiopterin dehydratase has protein sequence MIAMPTLLSADQRQTLPATLPHWTVHEQSISRELVFNDFNEAFGFMSRVALLAEGRNHHPNWSNVYNRVSITLSTHDLGGLSDLDVELAAAIDQLLPA, from the coding sequence ATGATCGCCATGCCCACCCTGCTCTCAGCGGACCAACGGCAGACGCTGCCGGCGACGCTGCCGCACTGGACCGTTCATGAGCAGTCCATCAGCCGGGAGCTGGTGTTCAACGATTTCAACGAAGCCTTCGGTTTCATGAGCCGGGTGGCCCTGTTGGCGGAGGGTCGCAACCACCACCCCAACTGGAGCAACGTCTATAACCGCGTGTCGATCACCCTCTCCACCCACGATCTGGGGGGGCTGAGCGATCTCGATGTCGAGCTGGCTGCAGCGATCGATCAACTGCTGCCAGCATGA
- a CDS encoding extracellular solute-binding protein — translation MLFILNKLVKLRRTVSALVLAIGALLGACSGPETTSQIGVYSGRHYNSDKDLYERFTEATGIQVKLLEAKDDALIERLNTEGDDSPADVLILADVARLDRAAGMNLFQTVDSDALNQAVPRDLRDSEGRWFGLTRRLRAPMFNADRVNAEQVSSYGALADPSLKGKLCLRNRRSVYNQSLVAFMLDEQGQAATEDWIKGIVNNLAEPVFSSDTPMIRAVAQGQCGVALANSYYLGRMQAGDKGEADRSLSGKVTVRWPDPVHVNITGGGVTRASRNPEAAQRLLEFLSSDQAQGGYAAANHEYPLKGIGEDPVLQAWGPFNQAKVSAERLGELNAQALELMAANGWQ, via the coding sequence ATGCTTTTCATTCTCAACAAGCTCGTCAAGTTACGACGTACCGTCTCTGCGCTGGTGCTGGCCATCGGCGCCCTGCTCGGCGCCTGCAGCGGCCCGGAGACAACCAGCCAGATCGGCGTCTACTCAGGCCGTCACTACAACAGCGACAAAGACCTCTATGAGCGCTTCACCGAGGCCACCGGCATTCAAGTGAAGCTGCTGGAAGCCAAGGACGACGCTCTGATCGAACGGCTCAACACCGAGGGAGATGACTCCCCCGCCGATGTCTTGATCCTGGCGGATGTGGCCCGGCTCGACCGGGCCGCCGGCATGAATCTGTTCCAGACGGTCGACTCCGATGCCCTCAACCAGGCGGTGCCCCGCGATCTGCGTGACAGCGAGGGACGCTGGTTCGGCCTCACCCGTCGCCTGCGGGCCCCGATGTTCAACGCTGACCGCGTCAACGCCGAGCAGGTGAGCAGTTATGGGGCGCTGGCCGACCCCAGCCTCAAAGGCAAGCTCTGCCTACGCAACCGCCGCAGTGTCTACAACCAGTCCCTGGTGGCCTTCATGCTGGATGAACAGGGGCAGGCCGCTACGGAGGACTGGATCAAAGGCATAGTGAACAACCTGGCGGAACCGGTTTTCAGCAGCGACACGCCGATGATCCGAGCTGTCGCCCAGGGGCAGTGCGGTGTCGCCCTGGCCAACAGCTACTACCTGGGCCGGATGCAGGCCGGCGACAAAGGGGAAGCCGACAGGAGCCTGTCGGGCAAGGTGACCGTGCGCTGGCCCGATCCCGTGCACGTGAACATCACCGGCGGTGGTGTCACCCGTGCCAGCCGCAACCCCGAGGCAGCGCAACGTCTGCTGGAATTTCTCAGCTCGGATCAGGCCCAGGGTGGCTACGCCGCGGCAAACCACGAATATCCACTCAAAGGAATCGGGGAAGACCCGGTGCTGCAGGCTTGGGGGCCCTTCAACCAGGCCAAGGTGTCCGCTGAGCGTCTTGGCGAGCTGAACGCGCAAGCGCTCGAGCTGATGGCCGCCAACGGTTGGCAATGA
- a CDS encoding carboxypeptidase M32, which translates to MLPASPAWSRLGEHLRETQIIGSIQSTLYWDQNTRMPIGGAAWRGEQLSLMATQLHARQSSTQYADLVQAAREEWNQQTETDDLGPRGRNLDLLEEDLRRQQSLDPALVSALATAKASGYNLWQQARSASDFSQFAPALQRLIQLRQEQARQLAEPRSCWETLAQPFEPDLSLKRLQEVFAPLREALPDLVAETASSPRSRTASWDLPEPAQQQLCDALLNSWGRNPAITCVARSPHPFSITLGPADYRITTRVVQGQPLSCFLATAHEWGHSLYEQGLPDQSHQWFAWPLGQATSMAVHESQSLFWENRVARSRPFADRWWRQFAAMGAPLDGAEDLWRALNPLAPGLNRVEADELSYGLHILIRTDLEIALLEQGLDVADLPAEWNRRYGELLGVTPANDAEGCLQDVHWSEGLFGYFPSYLLGHLISAQLCQAMTSEIGAPEDHVASGDITPLLGWLRQHVHPVGRALNAEDLVRQVTGRLLDSTAFLEHVRGKVQASQSA; encoded by the coding sequence ATGCTGCCCGCATCACCGGCCTGGAGTCGTCTCGGTGAGCATCTCCGGGAAACCCAGATCATCGGTTCGATTCAGAGCACGCTGTATTGGGATCAGAACACCCGCATGCCCATTGGTGGTGCGGCCTGGCGTGGCGAGCAGCTGTCACTGATGGCGACCCAGTTGCATGCCCGGCAGAGCTCCACGCAGTACGCCGACCTTGTGCAAGCGGCGCGAGAGGAGTGGAACCAGCAGACAGAGACCGATGATCTTGGCCCGCGGGGTCGCAACCTCGATTTGTTGGAGGAGGATCTGCGCCGCCAGCAATCGCTGGATCCCGCTCTGGTGTCTGCCCTCGCAACCGCCAAAGCAAGCGGATACAACCTGTGGCAACAGGCGCGGTCTGCCTCGGACTTCTCTCAGTTCGCGCCAGCCCTGCAGCGCCTGATCCAGCTGCGCCAGGAACAGGCCCGTCAACTGGCCGAGCCCCGATCCTGCTGGGAGACCCTGGCCCAGCCGTTTGAGCCAGACCTCAGTCTCAAGCGGCTGCAGGAGGTGTTTGCTCCCCTGCGAGAAGCACTGCCAGATTTGGTCGCTGAAACCGCCTCTAGCCCCCGTTCCCGGACCGCCAGCTGGGATCTGCCGGAGCCAGCCCAGCAGCAGCTGTGCGACGCGCTGCTCAACAGCTGGGGGCGTAATCCCGCGATCACCTGTGTGGCGCGTTCGCCCCATCCCTTTTCCATCACCCTGGGGCCTGCCGACTACCGCATCACCACCCGGGTGGTGCAAGGTCAGCCCCTGTCCTGTTTTCTGGCGACGGCCCATGAGTGGGGCCATTCCCTGTATGAACAGGGTCTGCCGGACCAGAGCCATCAATGGTTTGCCTGGCCGCTCGGCCAGGCGACGTCCATGGCTGTGCACGAGAGCCAGTCGCTGTTCTGGGAGAACCGGGTGGCCCGCAGCCGTCCGTTCGCCGACCGTTGGTGGCGTCAATTCGCCGCGATGGGCGCTCCCCTTGACGGTGCAGAGGATCTCTGGCGGGCTCTGAACCCTTTGGCGCCGGGCCTGAATCGCGTGGAGGCCGATGAGCTCAGCTACGGGCTCCACATCCTGATCCGCACCGATCTCGAGATCGCTCTGCTGGAGCAAGGGCTCGACGTGGCGGATCTGCCGGCGGAGTGGAATCGCCGCTACGGCGAACTGTTGGGCGTAACACCCGCCAACGACGCCGAGGGCTGCCTGCAGGACGTGCACTGGAGCGAGGGCCTGTTCGGCTACTTCCCCTCCTATTTGCTGGGACATCTGATCAGTGCCCAGTTGTGCCAGGCGATGACCTCCGAGATCGGTGCCCCCGAGGACCATGTCGCCAGCGGTGACATCACCCCACTGCTGGGATGGTTGCGGCAGCACGTGCATCCGGTGGGACGGGCTCTGAATGCGGAGGATCTGGTGCGCCAGGTCACCGGTCGTCTGCTGGACAGCACGGCTTTCCTGGAGCACGTGAGAGGAAAGGTGCAGGCCTCGCAGTCAGCATGA
- a CDS encoding CobW family GTP-binding protein produces MTTAPVASGTPVTILSGFLGAGKTTLLNHILSNQQGVKTAVLVNEFGEIGIDNDLIVSTGEEMVELSNGCICCSINGELMESVERILERPEPLDYIVVETTGLADPLPVAMTFLGSELRDSTRLDSIITLIDAENFEVGLLDSEIGRAQVIYGDILLLNKCDLVAEERLAEVEAELRAVKNDARILRSVKGDVPLALLLSVGLFESDKVATPVEDPSLDHSDCDHDHGHCSHDHDHDHDHSDGHHHSHGHDHDHTHGHDHSHGEDSDHLAIEGFTSLSFQSDGPFSLRKFQNFLDNQMPQEVFRAKGILWFNESERRHVFHLAGKRFSIDDTDWTGDRKNQLVLIGRNIDHTTLRQQLNACVAKDAGKGFS; encoded by the coding sequence ATGACGACCGCACCCGTCGCCTCCGGCACACCCGTAACCATTCTGAGCGGCTTTCTGGGGGCGGGGAAAACCACCCTGCTGAACCACATCCTCAGCAATCAGCAGGGGGTGAAAACCGCTGTTCTGGTGAATGAATTCGGCGAGATCGGCATCGACAACGATCTGATCGTGTCCACCGGGGAAGAAATGGTGGAACTCAGCAACGGCTGCATCTGTTGCTCGATCAACGGCGAACTGATGGAGTCCGTTGAGCGGATTCTGGAGCGCCCTGAGCCCCTGGATTACATCGTTGTTGAAACCACCGGACTGGCTGATCCACTGCCCGTGGCCATGACCTTTCTCGGCAGTGAGCTGAGGGACTCAACTCGTCTCGACTCGATCATCACCTTGATTGATGCGGAGAATTTCGAGGTGGGCCTGCTGGACTCCGAGATTGGACGGGCTCAGGTGATCTATGGCGACATCCTGCTGCTGAACAAATGCGATCTCGTCGCTGAAGAGCGGCTGGCGGAGGTGGAAGCGGAATTACGGGCCGTCAAAAACGATGCCCGCATCCTGCGGTCGGTGAAGGGGGATGTGCCCCTGGCCCTGCTGCTGAGTGTCGGCCTGTTCGAATCCGACAAGGTGGCCACGCCTGTGGAGGACCCAAGCCTCGACCACAGCGACTGTGATCACGACCATGGCCACTGCAGCCATGACCATGACCATGACCATGACCACAGCGACGGGCATCACCACAGCCATGGGCATGACCACGATCACACCCATGGGCATGACCACAGCCATGGGGAAGACTCGGATCATCTGGCCATCGAAGGGTTCACGTCCCTGTCCTTCCAGAGCGATGGTCCCTTCTCCCTGCGCAAATTCCAGAACTTCCTGGACAACCAGATGCCCCAGGAGGTGTTCAGGGCGAAGGGGATTCTCTGGTTCAACGAAAGCGAGCGACGCCACGTGTTTCACCTCGCTGGCAAGCGCTTCTCCATCGACGACACCGACTGGACAGGCGATCGCAAGAATCAATTGGTGCTGATTGGTCGCAACATCGACCACACCACCCTGCGCCAGCAGCTGAACGCCTGCGTGGCAAAAGATGCCGGCAAGGGATTTTCCTAA
- a CDS encoding phytanoyl-CoA dioxygenase family protein, whose translation MTTLAVPTTADSSGLPRLLGGTEREAAMDRLSVSFNALSSSKSAFLRAAWILRRQGVLVVRQAVPPQPLEAINAELNQLLAQLDAGQTKQLASNAILNLPNKRRIKGYENFLDADQAVINHRVKRPDGRSGSDSGMVDIFHPERLSEAMAHWVSACLQERLISRLLLTSSLLPMRVKCRNLYVNRGVQDTRGYHCDGRSQKFKSFVFLTDVRDLSDGPYCYVPATHRDRCSWKRSRQFNEANGLNRHEYSQLEGLEALPLLAKAGDMVISSQRGAHRGHPQHPDARRAVLVNMYQRLP comes from the coding sequence ATGACCACGCTGGCCGTACCCACCACAGCCGACAGTTCAGGCCTGCCGCGGTTGCTGGGAGGAACGGAGCGGGAGGCGGCCATGGACCGCCTGAGCGTTAGTTTCAACGCCCTTAGCAGCAGCAAGAGTGCCTTTCTGCGGGCAGCCTGGATCCTGCGACGCCAGGGGGTCCTGGTGGTGCGCCAGGCCGTTCCCCCTCAACCTCTCGAAGCCATCAATGCCGAGTTGAATCAACTGCTGGCGCAGTTGGACGCAGGGCAAACGAAACAACTGGCCTCCAACGCCATCCTCAATCTGCCGAACAAGCGGCGAATCAAGGGGTACGAGAACTTCTTGGATGCTGATCAGGCCGTCATCAACCACCGGGTGAAACGGCCGGATGGCCGCAGCGGCAGCGATTCCGGCATGGTGGACATCTTCCACCCGGAACGGCTCAGCGAAGCTATGGCGCACTGGGTGTCGGCCTGCTTGCAGGAACGCCTGATCAGCCGACTGCTGCTGACCTCATCGCTGCTGCCGATGCGGGTGAAGTGCCGCAACCTTTACGTGAACCGCGGCGTACAGGACACCCGGGGGTATCACTGCGATGGTCGATCGCAGAAGTTCAAGTCCTTTGTGTTCCTGACGGACGTTCGGGACCTCAGCGATGGCCCCTATTGCTACGTCCCGGCCACGCACCGGGATCGATGCTCCTGGAAACGCAGCCGCCAGTTCAATGAGGCCAATGGCCTCAACCGTCATGAATACAGCCAACTGGAGGGGCTTGAAGCGCTGCCGCTGCTGGCCAAGGCCGGAGACATGGTGATCTCCAGCCAGCGTGGTGCCCACCGCGGCCATCCCCAGCACCCGGATGCCAGGCGGGCGGTGCTGGTGAACATGTATCAGCGCTTGCCATGA
- a CDS encoding PhoX family protein, with product MRRRSVLSLLGLGGVGVLTAKGLSGCVAPSGNSSGVVKGFPFQPVRVPLPVNSDGLQASEQQSTYRELAVEDRLTVPEGFQSQLLAAWGDRLGDSRFGFNNDHLGFVQHAPDRASMTVNFEYISAVPWVQGFAEVVGRPLPFAALVSALQSSDGVIDCTALPAGDRRLQQIRTVADEAMTDLGIGVMTLERDGQGRWKRAQAPQDRRITGISGLDEPEQQLLSTGPAAAVFRASNRQGYDDGLGDRIVGTFANCGGGTTPWGTVLSAEENFQSQVPEPVYADGSAAPPSERPFVCKDGKLGGLGNVYGLAGNKYGWMVEVDPTSADQTAVKHTALGRFRHEAVAVRAEAGKPLQVYSGCDRRGGHLYRFVSAERVETVQDKRNSRLFEAGELQVARFRADGSGEWLAVTPESVVDPFRPSRFSDADLGCPVELPHRDRSQAGAELFREDAAVEDYCRRFATLSDLYRGEGEALQGAILVDAHLAASAIGATPTARPEDTKIDPLSGDLLIAFTSGSPGSTGGADPAVFKGPEGQSSWANGWVMRLSESGENGFTWRMAVTGGTPWAGGLGFTNPDNVALDSKGNLWIVTDRSMKASAGDVFGNNSCWFVPRSGNGEEQAACFATGPMECEVTGVCLDQAEASLFLAVQHPGEVNGSRSQGDEEIQAHELVDRDGGVFQQLRTVPLGSNWPGQAPARPPRPGVVAIQRSNGQPLLEA from the coding sequence ATGCGCCGACGTTCCGTGCTTTCCCTGCTCGGTCTCGGCGGAGTCGGCGTGTTGACGGCCAAGGGACTGTCGGGCTGCGTCGCTCCAAGTGGCAACAGCAGCGGTGTTGTCAAAGGATTCCCCTTTCAGCCGGTTCGGGTGCCCCTGCCGGTGAACAGTGATGGGCTCCAGGCCAGCGAACAGCAGTCCACCTACCGGGAGCTGGCGGTGGAGGACCGGCTGACGGTTCCGGAAGGGTTTCAGTCGCAACTGCTGGCGGCCTGGGGTGATCGCCTCGGCGACAGCCGCTTCGGGTTCAACAACGATCACCTCGGTTTTGTGCAGCACGCACCGGATCGGGCGTCGATGACGGTCAATTTCGAATACATCAGTGCCGTGCCCTGGGTGCAGGGCTTTGCCGAGGTGGTGGGTCGACCCCTGCCCTTTGCCGCTCTTGTGTCGGCCCTCCAGAGCAGCGATGGCGTCATCGACTGCACGGCGCTGCCGGCCGGTGACCGCCGCCTGCAGCAGATCCGCACAGTCGCGGATGAAGCGATGACCGACCTCGGAATCGGGGTGATGACCCTGGAGCGGGATGGTCAGGGCCGCTGGAAACGGGCCCAAGCCCCCCAGGATCGACGCATCACGGGCATCAGCGGACTGGATGAGCCGGAGCAGCAGCTGCTCAGCACGGGTCCAGCTGCGGCAGTGTTCCGGGCCAGCAACCGGCAGGGCTATGACGACGGCCTCGGCGACAGGATCGTTGGCACGTTTGCCAACTGCGGTGGCGGCACCACGCCCTGGGGGACTGTGCTCAGCGCTGAGGAGAATTTTCAATCCCAGGTGCCGGAACCGGTCTATGCCGATGGCAGCGCGGCGCCGCCGTCGGAGCGGCCGTTTGTCTGCAAGGACGGAAAACTGGGGGGGCTTGGCAACGTCTACGGACTGGCCGGCAACAAGTACGGCTGGATGGTGGAGGTGGATCCCACTTCGGCTGACCAAACTGCGGTGAAACACACGGCCCTGGGTCGCTTTCGCCATGAAGCCGTGGCGGTGCGGGCCGAAGCCGGCAAGCCGCTTCAGGTGTATTCCGGCTGTGACCGCCGCGGCGGGCATCTGTATCGCTTCGTCAGTGCAGAACGCGTTGAGACGGTGCAGGACAAGCGGAATTCCCGCCTGTTTGAAGCCGGTGAGCTGCAGGTGGCGCGGTTCCGTGCCGACGGCAGCGGTGAATGGCTGGCGGTGACACCCGAGTCGGTGGTCGATCCCTTCCGGCCCAGCCGCTTCAGCGATGCGGATCTCGGCTGTCCAGTGGAATTACCCCACCGTGATCGCAGCCAGGCAGGCGCGGAACTGTTCCGGGAGGACGCCGCTGTTGAGGACTACTGCCGTCGGTTCGCCACCCTGTCGGATCTGTACCGCGGCGAAGGAGAGGCTCTGCAGGGGGCGATCTTGGTGGATGCCCACCTGGCGGCCAGCGCCATCGGGGCCACCCCAACCGCCCGTCCGGAGGACACCAAGATCGATCCGCTCAGCGGAGATCTGCTGATCGCGTTCACCTCCGGATCCCCCGGCAGCACAGGGGGTGCCGATCCCGCGGTATTCAAGGGGCCGGAGGGTCAGAGCAGCTGGGCCAATGGCTGGGTGATGCGCCTGAGTGAGTCCGGCGAGAACGGATTCACCTGGCGCATGGCGGTCACCGGAGGAACCCCATGGGCCGGTGGCCTTGGATTCACCAATCCCGACAACGTTGCCCTCGACAGCAAGGGCAACCTCTGGATCGTCACCGACCGATCGATGAAGGCGTCAGCGGGCGATGTGTTCGGCAACAACAGCTGCTGGTTCGTTCCCAGGAGCGGCAACGGAGAGGAACAGGCGGCCTGCTTTGCCACAGGGCCGATGGAGTGTGAGGTCACCGGGGTCTGTCTGGATCAGGCCGAGGCCTCTCTGTTTCTGGCGGTGCAGCATCCCGGTGAGGTGAACGGCAGCCGCTCCCAGGGGGATGAGGAGATTCAGGCCCATGAGCTGGTGGATCGTGACGGCGGCGTCTTCCAGCAGCTGCGCACGGTGCCGCTGGGGTCCAACTGGCCGGGGCAGGCACCGGCACGACCGCCGCGCCCGGGGGTTGTGGCGATTCAGCGCAGCAACGGTCAGCCTTTGCTGGAGGCCTGA
- a CDS encoding inorganic diphosphatase — protein MANLDQAPSRSMPNLLHVLPAFADEAELRLNTIVELNSNTINKYELITETGHLKLDRVGYSSLAYPFAYGCIPRTWDEDGDPLDIEIVNVTEPLVPGSIVEARIIGVMTFDDGGEVDDKVIAVLADDKRMDHIKSFEDLGEHWKKETTYYWEHYKDLKKPGTCSVNGFFGTEKAVEIIKGCEARYMAEIDPKLVD, from the coding sequence ATGGCCAACCTTGATCAGGCTCCCAGCCGCAGCATGCCCAACCTGCTGCATGTGCTGCCGGCCTTCGCTGATGAAGCCGAACTTCGCCTCAACACGATCGTGGAGCTCAACTCCAATACGATCAACAAGTACGAGCTGATCACGGAAACTGGCCACCTCAAGCTGGATCGTGTCGGTTACTCCTCCCTGGCCTACCCCTTCGCCTACGGCTGCATTCCCCGTACCTGGGATGAAGACGGTGACCCCCTTGATATCGAAATCGTCAACGTCACCGAGCCGTTGGTTCCCGGTTCCATCGTTGAAGCCCGCATCATCGGTGTGATGACCTTCGATGACGGCGGAGAAGTGGACGACAAGGTGATTGCTGTGCTTGCTGACGACAAGCGTATGGATCACATCAAGAGCTTCGAGGACCTTGGTGAGCACTGGAAGAAGGAGACCACCTACTACTGGGAGCACTACAAGGACCTCAAGAAGCCCGGCACCTGCAGCGTGAACGGTTTCTTCGGCACCGAGAAAGCGGTGGAGATCATCAAGGGCTGCGAAGCGCGCTACATGGCCGAGATCGACCCCAAGCTGGTGGACTGA
- a CDS encoding thiol-disulfide oxidoreductase DCC family protein, whose translation MTRSASPELTVLFDGGCPLCVREVTFLRGRDRRGALGFVDIDSLDYDPESHQGISYEEAMGRIHAITASGEVVRDVAVFREAYRLIGLGWLYAPTRWPVLSAVVDWLYGIWAARRLQLTRRPDLGSLCDERQRCRLETPSR comes from the coding sequence ATGACAAGGTCTGCTTCTCCTGAGCTCACCGTGCTGTTCGACGGAGGCTGCCCGTTGTGCGTGCGTGAGGTGACCTTTCTCAGGGGACGCGATCGCCGGGGCGCCCTGGGCTTTGTTGATATCGATTCCCTGGACTACGACCCTGAGTCCCATCAGGGCATCAGCTACGAAGAGGCCATGGGTCGCATCCATGCCATCACCGCCTCCGGTGAGGTGGTGCGTGATGTTGCTGTGTTCCGCGAGGCTTATCGGCTGATTGGGTTGGGCTGGTTGTACGCCCCCACCCGTTGGCCCGTCCTTTCAGCTGTTGTCGACTGGTTGTACGGCATCTGGGCGGCCCGTCGGCTGCAGCTCACACGCCGGCCTGATCTGGGCAGCCTCTGCGACGAGCGGCAGCGGTGTCGTCTCGAGACCCCCTCCCGTTGA
- a CDS encoding ABC transporter permease — MSRRLLTLLASALALLALWPLLQLLSQGLQGLQQGLVQLGPDGGRQIRGTLLLLLGSALGGTVIGTANGWLLINCRFPGRRWLRIAQLIPLATPAYLLSATLVDLGSRAGWRIHGLGWGIAVMALATYPYVFLLSTESFGMSGRRQLEACRSMGIGPWSAFRRVALPIAMPAIGAGVALMGMEIVNELGAVQLLGIPSLSAGILDAWQSNSDPTAAISLALVTLVIVLGLVVGERRLRRRSRRWSDGVAGGDATAWPLHGSRALAAQLLGLIPPTLSLGIPLVWALANLDQLGSSFRDDLLPLSLRSLLLGVSAALLAMAAALLLAIAKRWSSAVWLRSLTFLAGIGYAIPGTVLALALLLTGAPWQLAPLLLLLWGYSDRFLAVAKGGLDAALERISPNLDEAATGLGFNWQQVLRRVHLPLLRGPMTVGLLLVFVDTVKELPLTFALRPFDFDTLSVRVYQYASDERLAAALLPALMILTLGLVAAMALVPSLDQASSKG, encoded by the coding sequence ATGAGCCGTCGTCTGCTGACGCTGCTGGCCTCTGCCCTGGCACTGCTGGCCCTCTGGCCTCTGCTGCAGTTGCTGAGTCAGGGGCTGCAGGGTCTGCAGCAAGGGCTGGTGCAGCTTGGGCCGGATGGCGGACGTCAGATCCGCGGAACTCTCCTGCTGCTCTTGGGCAGTGCCCTGGGGGGCACGGTGATCGGCACCGCCAACGGATGGCTGCTGATCAACTGCCGTTTTCCTGGACGGCGCTGGTTGCGCATCGCCCAGCTGATCCCCCTGGCAACCCCCGCTTATTTGCTGTCCGCCACCCTGGTGGATCTCGGCAGCCGCGCCGGTTGGCGCATTCATGGTCTGGGCTGGGGCATCGCCGTGATGGCCCTCGCCACCTACCCCTACGTGTTTCTGCTGAGCACGGAAAGTTTTGGCATGAGCGGCAGACGCCAACTGGAGGCCTGCCGCAGCATGGGCATTGGTCCCTGGTCCGCCTTCCGGCGCGTGGCGCTGCCCATCGCCATGCCCGCGATCGGTGCCGGTGTGGCCCTGATGGGAATGGAGATCGTCAACGAGCTGGGGGCTGTGCAGCTGCTGGGGATCCCCAGCCTGTCGGCCGGCATCCTGGACGCCTGGCAATCGAACAGTGATCCCACCGCCGCCATCAGCCTGGCTCTGGTCACGCTGGTGATCGTGCTGGGCCTGGTGGTGGGGGAACGTCGGCTGCGCCGTCGCAGCCGACGCTGGAGTGATGGCGTCGCCGGCGGTGATGCCACCGCCTGGCCCCTGCACGGAAGCCGGGCCCTGGCCGCCCAGCTGCTGGGGCTGATCCCACCAACCCTCAGCCTTGGGATCCCTCTGGTCTGGGCCCTCGCCAATCTTGACCAGCTGGGCAGCAGCTTCCGCGACGACCTGCTGCCCCTCAGCCTGCGCAGCCTGCTACTTGGGGTGAGTGCCGCCCTGCTGGCCATGGCGGCAGCCTTGCTGCTGGCGATTGCCAAACGCTGGAGCTCGGCCGTTTGGCTGCGCAGCCTCACCTTTCTGGCCGGCATTGGCTACGCCATCCCCGGCACAGTGCTGGCCCTGGCACTCCTGCTGACCGGTGCGCCCTGGCAACTCGCTCCGCTGCTGTTGCTGCTCTGGGGCTATAGCGACCGCTTTCTGGCAGTGGCGAAGGGCGGCCTCGATGCCGCCCTGGAACGGATCAGTCCCAACCTCGATGAAGCCGCCACAGGCTTGGGTTTCAACTGGCAGCAGGTGTTGCGCAGGGTCCATTTGCCGTTGCTGCGGGGTCCGATGACCGTTGGGCTGCTGCTGGTGTTTGTGGACACCGTGAAGGAATTGCCCCTCACCTTTGCGCTGCGCCCCTTCGACTTCGACACGCTGTCGGTGCGGGTGTATCAGTACGCCAGCGACGAGCGGCTGGCGGCGGCACTGCTGCCGGCCCTGATGATCCTGACGCTTGGTTTGGTAGCGGCGATGGCCCTGGTGCCGAGCCTGGATCAGGCCTCCAGCAAAGGCTGA